The following are encoded together in the Arcticibacterium luteifluviistationis genome:
- a CDS encoding efflux RND transporter periplasmic adaptor subunit, which yields MDRKIEKKYWTVKRLGLIAVGILVIALIAYNFLYADHRSKLNVETDKISISEVSEGIFDEFIIVQGVVQPLKTIQLDAIVGGYVTNKLVEGGNMVNQGQIILRLENQQLKLNFLQSETEASRLVNELQNTRQRLRVERFNLQKTLSDLDFQIAQAKDSFDRNQQLKNDNVVSDMEYMRTKRDYDKLVKQREIEIQSQKYQQENAEIQIKQLEGTLERTERNVELWRQTLQNLVVKAPVAGLLSSIDVEIGSNINQGQNIGQIDDMNGFKMRVEIDEHYISRIFAGLQANFDFNGSTHKMEITKVYPEVLNGRFGVDMVFADGTPEGIRRGQSSPIRLELGKSEKATLLPVGGFFSDTGGNWVYVVEKDGSKATKRNITLGRKNPRHYEVLDGLNPGEKVVTSSYGNFGDKEVLELK from the coding sequence ATGGACAGAAAAATTGAAAAGAAATATTGGACAGTAAAACGATTAGGTTTAATCGCAGTTGGAATATTGGTGATAGCATTAATAGCATACAACTTCCTATATGCCGACCACCGTTCTAAACTAAATGTTGAGACAGATAAGATTTCAATCTCAGAAGTATCTGAAGGTATTTTTGACGAATTTATAATAGTACAAGGTGTAGTACAACCTTTAAAAACGATTCAGTTGGATGCGATTGTAGGTGGATATGTAACCAACAAACTTGTGGAAGGTGGCAACATGGTTAATCAAGGTCAAATTATCTTGAGACTAGAAAATCAGCAACTAAAGCTAAATTTTCTACAGTCTGAAACAGAAGCCAGTAGATTGGTAAATGAACTTCAGAATACACGTCAAAGACTAAGAGTAGAACGCTTTAATCTTCAAAAGACACTAAGCGACCTTGACTTTCAAATTGCACAAGCTAAAGACTCCTTTGATAGAAATCAGCAACTAAAAAATGATAACGTAGTATCTGACATGGAATACATGCGTACCAAAAGAGACTATGATAAACTGGTGAAACAAAGGGAAATTGAGATTCAATCTCAAAAGTATCAACAAGAAAATGCCGAAATTCAGATAAAGCAATTGGAAGGAACACTAGAAAGAACAGAAAGAAACGTGGAACTGTGGCGTCAGACTTTACAAAACTTGGTAGTAAAAGCTCCCGTAGCTGGTTTACTTTCATCAATAGATGTAGAAATAGGTTCAAATATTAATCAAGGCCAAAATATTGGTCAGATTGATGACATGAATGGTTTTAAAATGCGAGTAGAAATTGACGAGCATTATATTTCAAGAATTTTTGCAGGCTTACAAGCCAACTTTGACTTTAATGGAAGTACACACAAAATGGAAATCACTAAGGTATATCCTGAGGTATTGAATGGCCGTTTTGGGGTAGATATGGTATTTGCCGATGGCACTCCTGAAGGAATCAGAAGAGGGCAATCGTCTCCGATTAGATTAGAACTGGGGAAATCTGAGAAGGCCACGCTGCTTCCAGTAGGTGGTTTCTTCTCAGACACCGGTGGAAACTGGGTCTATGTGGTAGAAAAAGATGGAAGTAAAGCAACTAAGAGAAATATCACACTCGGCAGAAAAAATCCAAGACACTATGAAGTGTTAGACGGCTTAAACCCGGGCGAGAAAGTGGTAACAAGTTCTTATGGTAACTTTGGAGATAAAGAGGTTTTGGAGCTTAAATAG
- a CDS encoding sigma-54-dependent transcriptional regulator — protein sequence MSKILVIDDDVDILSAAKLFLKRHFDEVTIEKNPEKIPFLLNNYEFDLILLDMNFTQDVNTGREGFLWLDKILDLKPEVKVVLFTAYGDVEMAVKSIKLGAKDFVIKPWENDKLLATIKSALGEAPAPKKASSEDGIVGESDVMKKVFNTIDRVADTDANVLVLGENGTGKDLVASALHKLSNRKKESFVRVDLAAMPETLVESELFGHVKGAFTDAKDNRIGKFEEANKGTLFLDEIGNLSLPVQSKLLNVFQTRTIVKLGNNKPQNVDIRLVCATNSNIQEEVSKGGFRQDLLYRINTITIEMPPLRERAGDIELLGKHFLDIYKGRYNRKITGLSAALVKEMNRYNWPGNVRELQHSMERAVIMCQSNTLGVEDVFGEQHQFKTETNTAKSYDLENMEQQMIEKALKKFNGNITESAKELGLSRAALYRRIEKYGI from the coding sequence ATGTCAAAAATATTAGTCATTGATGACGATGTAGACATTTTAAGTGCGGCAAAACTCTTTTTGAAGAGGCATTTTGATGAAGTTACTATTGAGAAAAATCCTGAGAAGATTCCCTTTCTGTTAAATAACTATGAGTTCGATCTCATTTTGCTCGACATGAACTTTACGCAAGACGTAAATACAGGGAGAGAAGGTTTCTTGTGGTTAGATAAGATTCTAGATTTAAAACCAGAAGTTAAAGTAGTGCTGTTCACCGCCTATGGCGATGTGGAAATGGCGGTAAAGTCTATTAAACTTGGTGCTAAAGATTTTGTGATAAAACCCTGGGAGAATGACAAATTGCTGGCAACCATCAAATCGGCATTGGGTGAAGCCCCGGCTCCTAAAAAAGCATCTTCGGAAGATGGTATTGTAGGAGAATCTGATGTGATGAAGAAGGTTTTCAACACCATTGACCGCGTAGCGGACACAGATGCCAATGTGCTAGTTTTAGGAGAAAATGGTACTGGAAAAGACCTAGTAGCTAGTGCTCTGCACAAATTATCAAATAGAAAAAAGGAAAGCTTTGTAAGAGTAGATTTGGCAGCTATGCCTGAGACTTTGGTAGAAAGTGAGCTTTTTGGCCATGTAAAAGGTGCCTTTACAGATGCCAAAGATAATAGGATAGGGAAATTTGAGGAAGCTAATAAGGGTACATTGTTTTTAGATGAAATAGGAAACTTATCGCTACCGGTTCAGAGCAAACTTTTGAATGTATTTCAAACAAGAACCATCGTAAAGCTGGGTAATAACAAACCCCAAAACGTAGATATCAGGTTAGTTTGTGCTACCAATAGTAATATTCAAGAGGAGGTTTCCAAAGGAGGCTTTAGGCAAGATTTACTTTATAGAATTAACACGATTACCATAGAAATGCCCCCACTGAGAGAGCGTGCTGGTGATATAGAATTATTAGGAAAACACTTCTTAGATATTTATAAGGGTAGATATAATCGTAAGATTACGGGTCTTAGTGCCGCCTTGGTCAAAGAAATGAATAGGTATAACTGGCCAGGGAATGTGAGGGAATTACAGCACTCTATGGAGCGAGCTGTTATTATGTGTCAAAGTAATACATTGGGAGTAGAGGATGTTTTTGGCGAGCAACATCAGTTTAAAACGGAAACCAATACAGCCAAAAGCTATGACCTGGAAAATATGGAGCAGCAAATGATAGAAAAGGCTCTTAAAAAGTTTAACGGAAATATTACGGAGTCTGCTAAAGAGTTAGGACTTTCTAGAGCGGCACTTTATAGAAGAATAGAAAAGTATGGTATCTAA
- a CDS encoding sensor histidine kinase has translation MKKFSIQIFFRILFLAFFLCPIPFMYQSGNVAMAIVFLLAAVISGFSLYNYASSVNKKLIRFFESIQYSDFTVKFSSDNKLGKSFQDLNLEMNQVIEAFKSARAEKEANIHFLNTMVQHIDVGIICYDAHGQIEVLNNAAIRLLDVYRLRRLDELLNTEHATLYDEMRKLNSGNRFMYRAKNGLQLSVNATKVNLRGRAVKIISLQNIRSELQAQELDAWQNLTKVLRHEIMNSIAPIVSLVGTMRDIVQEDLKGEVENQEAIEDLSEALKTIESRGKGVMNFVNAYRDFTTLPKPVFKEMPVSDILGRIETLVKADAKERSSNVSFKVESDFNVLCDIDQIEMVIINLVKNAFEAIGTKERGDVSVRAYQGPKLRFIEVKDNGTGIVPEALEKIFIPFYTTKKTGQGIGLSLSKQILQMHQGDLTVKSELGTGTVFRLEF, from the coding sequence ATGAAAAAATTCTCCATTCAAATTTTCTTCAGGATACTGTTTCTGGCATTTTTCTTATGCCCGATTCCGTTTATGTATCAATCAGGAAACGTGGCTATGGCGATAGTTTTTCTGTTGGCTGCGGTCATTTCAGGGTTTTCACTTTATAACTATGCCTCTTCTGTTAATAAAAAATTGATTCGCTTTTTTGAGTCCATTCAATATTCAGACTTTACCGTAAAGTTTAGTTCTGATAATAAGTTAGGAAAGAGTTTTCAGGACCTAAATTTAGAAATGAATCAAGTGATAGAAGCTTTTAAGTCCGCCAGAGCAGAAAAGGAAGCCAATATTCACTTTTTGAATACCATGGTTCAGCATATTGATGTTGGTATCATTTGTTACGATGCTCACGGACAGATTGAGGTTTTGAATAATGCAGCTATCAGGCTTTTGGATGTTTATAGGTTACGTAGACTTGATGAGCTTTTAAATACAGAACATGCTACGCTTTACGACGAAATGCGAAAACTTAATTCCGGAAATAGGTTTATGTATCGGGCTAAAAATGGATTACAATTATCAGTAAATGCTACCAAAGTAAACCTGAGAGGGAGAGCGGTGAAGATTATCTCACTTCAAAATATTCGCTCAGAGTTACAAGCACAAGAACTGGATGCTTGGCAAAACTTAACCAAGGTATTAAGGCATGAAATCATGAATTCCATTGCTCCTATTGTGTCTCTAGTGGGTACTATGAGGGATATTGTTCAGGAAGATTTAAAGGGAGAAGTCGAAAACCAAGAAGCTATTGAGGATTTGAGCGAAGCTTTAAAAACCATTGAGTCAAGAGGTAAGGGCGTCATGAATTTTGTGAATGCTTACCGCGACTTTACCACGCTACCGAAACCTGTGTTTAAAGAAATGCCGGTTTCTGATATTTTGGGTCGAATAGAGACTTTAGTGAAGGCTGATGCGAAAGAAAGAAGCTCAAATGTTAGTTTTAAGGTGGAGTCTGATTTTAATGTATTATGCGATATTGACCAAATAGAAATGGTGATTATCAACCTTGTCAAAAATGCTTTTGAGGCAATTGGAACAAAGGAACGAGGTGATGTCTCGGTAAGGGCTTACCAAGGGCCAAAACTTAGGTTTATTGAAGTAAAAGATAATGGAACGGGTATTGTGCCGGAGGCCTTAGAAAAGATATTTATTCCTTTTTATACCACTAAAAAAACTGGTCAAGGGATTGGGCTAAGCCTTTCCAAACAAATTTTGCAGATGCATCAGGGTGATTTAACTGTGAAATCTGAATTGGGCACGGGTACAGTTTTTAGATTAGAGTTTTAA
- the trhA gene encoding PAQR family membrane homeostasis protein TrhA → MPLFSFIPKTVPADLKGLIKSIPEEKANMVSHAIGLLFFLIGVPLLIFKGNSSGDSWALIGNLIFGISLLMVYTSSTLYHAVYKLSLRKTLRVVDHICIYFLIAGSFSPFILVYLQTDTGYLVFGVLWLMVLVGSIFKYFFTHQYNLVATLAYVAMGCMSFFILKPLTQAIPAESTNWLILGGISYTIGVVFYLWKTLKFNHLIWHIFVLIGSISHFLAAWYL, encoded by the coding sequence ATGCCACTCTTTTCATTTATTCCCAAAACTGTCCCTGCAGACTTAAAAGGCTTAATCAAAAGCATTCCTGAAGAAAAAGCAAATATGGTATCTCATGCCATTGGTCTATTGTTCTTTTTGATTGGTGTACCGCTCTTAATTTTTAAAGGAAATTCTTCGGGAGATTCGTGGGCTTTGATAGGTAATTTGATATTTGGCATATCACTTTTAATGGTTTACACCTCCTCCACTTTATACCATGCCGTTTATAAACTAAGTCTTCGTAAAACTCTTAGAGTTGTTGACCATATCTGCATCTATTTCTTAATAGCAGGCAGTTTTTCTCCGTTTATTTTGGTATACCTTCAAACCGACACCGGCTATCTTGTATTTGGTGTTCTATGGCTGATGGTTTTAGTGGGAAGCATATTCAAATACTTCTTTACCCATCAGTATAATTTGGTAGCTACCTTAGCCTACGTAGCCATGGGCTGTATGTCATTTTTTATACTTAAACCTTTAACGCAGGCCATTCCAGCGGAGAGTACTAACTGGTTAATTTTAGGAGGAATTTCGTACACTATAGGTGTGGTTTTCTACCTATGGAAAACACTAAAGTTCAATCACCTTATCTGGCATATCTTTGTTCTTATTGGCAGTATTTCTCACTTTTTAGCAGCTTGGTACCTTTAA
- a CDS encoding DinB family protein, with protein MKAFFKEIFEYNHHFNQKLISELIKHKDELPERTSTLLCHNINAHQIWNARLMFTTPFGVNQTYSCQKASQIDSINLENSLKIIKDLDMDMKITYTNPKGETFVNTVQDILFHTINHHTHHKGQIISDFRQAGIEPIMIDYIFLKRGGFSKS; from the coding sequence ATGAAAGCATTCTTTAAGGAAATTTTCGAGTACAATCATCATTTTAATCAAAAACTAATCTCTGAATTAATAAAGCACAAGGACGAACTTCCAGAAAGAACTTCCACTCTACTTTGTCACAACATTAACGCTCACCAAATTTGGAATGCGAGGCTAATGTTTACTACACCATTTGGTGTTAATCAAACTTACTCTTGTCAAAAGGCGAGTCAAATTGATTCTATTAATTTAGAAAACTCTTTGAAGATTATCAAAGACCTAGACATGGACATGAAAATCACCTATACCAACCCTAAGGGCGAAACATTTGTCAATACAGTCCAAGATATTCTATTTCACACTATCAACCATCATACCCACCATAAAGGGCAAATAATTTCTGACTTTAGGCAAGCCGGCATTGAACCCATTATGATTGACTACATTTTCCTTAAGAGGGGTGGTTTCTCTAAATCCTAG
- a CDS encoding glycosyltransferase — MISIIIPTYNEAEQIKPCLEQISTNIPEGTSFEIILADSPSSTDNLEKLTKQLGFKYLVSNKPGRNHQMNAAARIAKGTILYFVHADVLVHKDFIKDINQAIREGADLGAYRSQYDHYPNPLLYVNAFFTRFPMIWCRGGDQTLFIKKEVFSLLGGFSEKHCIMEDYDILERSKGKYNFKIIPKNVLISSRKYVLNGYWTIQKANYLVMKKWMKKDAGPEELNATYKRLLKF; from the coding sequence ATGATTAGTATAATTATACCCACATATAATGAAGCCGAACAGATAAAACCTTGTTTGGAGCAAATTAGTACTAACATTCCCGAAGGCACTTCTTTTGAAATAATTTTGGCAGATTCTCCATCATCTACTGACAATTTAGAAAAGCTTACAAAACAGTTAGGCTTTAAATACCTAGTATCAAATAAACCAGGTAGAAACCATCAGATGAATGCCGCAGCCAGAATAGCCAAAGGCACCATTTTGTATTTTGTACATGCTGACGTATTGGTTCATAAAGATTTTATAAAAGATATTAACCAGGCTATTCGTGAAGGAGCTGACTTAGGAGCATACCGAAGTCAGTATGACCACTACCCTAACCCACTCTTATATGTTAATGCTTTCTTCACCCGATTTCCAATGATATGGTGTAGAGGTGGCGACCAAACGCTCTTTATCAAAAAAGAGGTTTTCTCTCTGCTTGGTGGCTTCAGTGAAAAACACTGCATTATGGAAGATTATGACATTTTGGAGCGAAGTAAGGGAAAGTACAATTTTAAAATAATCCCAAAAAACGTTTTAATCTCTTCAAGAAAATACGTTTTGAATGGCTATTGGACTATTCAAAAAGCCAATTATTTGGTTATGAAAAAATGGATGAAAAAAGATGCTGGCCCTGAAGAACTTAATGCCACCTATAAAAGGCTTTTGAAGTTTTAA